Proteins co-encoded in one Arthrobacter alpinus genomic window:
- the ileS gene encoding isoleucine--tRNA ligase yields MTHFPKASAAAGLHAESKHVPSSVNFPKVEELVLKYWDEDGTFQASIDARDAGQDGSNEFVFYDGPPFANGLPHYGHLLTGYVKDLVARYQTQLGRRVERRFGWDTHGLPAELEAMKQLGMTDKAQIEAMGIDKFNDACRSSVMKYAGEWQEYVTRQARWVDFDNDYKTLNVEYMESVLWAFKQLHSKGLTYNGYRVLPYCWKDETPLSNHELRMDDDVYKDRQDQTVTVTFPILAGESAISQDLAGVAAIAWTTTPWTLPTNQALAVGPKVSYAVVPVGPNGSSATGEKFLLAADLVGAYAKDLGYDDGAAATTAVTATYAGAELEGLKYEPLWDYFADDEKYGTAKSWQFLVADYVTTTDGTGVVHQAPAYGEEDQKVCEQYGIPVVLSVDEGAKFLPLFAGGPLNDIAGVQVFDANKTITRVVKDAGRLVRQASYVHSYPHCWRCRTPLIYRAVSSWYVQVTAFKDRLVELNQDINWIPGNVKDGQFGKWLANARDWSISRNRYWGSPIPVWQSDDPEYPRTDVYGSLAEMQADFGRLPVNKEGEVDLHRPFIDELTRPNPDDPTGQSTMRRVEDVLDVWFDSGSMPYGQVHYPFENEDWFNTHNPADFIVEYIGQTRGWFYMLHVLSTALFDRPAFKNVISHGIVLGSDGQKMSKSLRNYPDVSEVLDRDGADAMRWFLMASPILRGGNLVVTEQGIREGVRQVILPLWNVYSFFTLYANTANGGKGYDAKLRYDEYSDPMDQYLMANTGDLVREMETKLNEYDVSGACDSLRSYFDMLTNWYVRRSRGRFFDENVDAFDALYTALETVCRVAASLLPLVTEEVWRGLTGGRSVHLTDWPNADLFLANAALVDQMDQIQQVCSTGSSLRKAAKLRVRLPLAELTVVAPNAAALNDGAAIVAEELNIRSVRFVDSADASPEEFGISQKLVVNARAAGPRLGKNVQLAIKGSKSGDWSVNDGVVTAGGLALEESEYTLETVVADGHDGGTSAVAMLPGGGFVVLNTELTPELEAEGTARDMIRAIQQARKDTGLQVSDRIRTIISAPQDIIDALHANAELVKGETLTLKLELIPGDVETTITVERTVS; encoded by the coding sequence ATGACCCACTTCCCGAAGGCCTCAGCCGCCGCCGGCCTCCATGCCGAATCCAAGCACGTCCCCTCCTCCGTGAATTTCCCGAAGGTGGAAGAACTTGTCCTGAAATACTGGGACGAAGATGGCACCTTCCAGGCCAGCATTGACGCACGCGACGCCGGCCAGGACGGGTCAAACGAGTTCGTCTTCTATGACGGCCCGCCCTTCGCCAACGGCCTGCCGCACTACGGCCACCTGCTCACCGGTTACGTCAAGGACCTCGTGGCCCGCTACCAGACGCAGTTGGGCCGCCGCGTTGAGCGCCGCTTCGGCTGGGACACACACGGACTGCCCGCTGAGCTTGAAGCCATGAAGCAGCTGGGCATGACGGACAAGGCGCAGATTGAGGCCATGGGCATCGACAAGTTCAACGACGCCTGCCGCTCCTCCGTCATGAAGTACGCCGGCGAATGGCAGGAATATGTCACGCGCCAGGCCCGCTGGGTTGACTTCGACAACGACTACAAGACGCTTAACGTGGAGTACATGGAGTCCGTGCTCTGGGCGTTCAAGCAGCTCCACTCCAAGGGCCTGACCTACAACGGTTACCGCGTGCTGCCGTACTGCTGGAAGGATGAGACCCCCCTCTCCAACCACGAGCTGCGCATGGACGACGACGTCTACAAGGACCGCCAGGACCAGACCGTCACGGTCACCTTCCCGATTCTTGCCGGTGAATCGGCCATCTCGCAGGATTTGGCCGGCGTCGCCGCGATTGCCTGGACCACCACGCCCTGGACCCTGCCCACCAACCAGGCCCTCGCCGTGGGACCCAAGGTCAGCTACGCTGTGGTGCCCGTTGGGCCGAATGGATCCTCCGCAACGGGGGAGAAGTTCCTCCTCGCCGCTGACCTGGTGGGTGCCTACGCCAAGGATTTGGGGTACGACGACGGAGCTGCCGCAACAACCGCTGTCACCGCCACGTACGCGGGTGCCGAACTTGAAGGCCTGAAGTATGAGCCCCTGTGGGACTACTTCGCCGACGATGAGAAGTACGGCACCGCCAAGTCCTGGCAGTTCCTGGTGGCCGATTACGTCACCACCACCGACGGAACGGGTGTTGTTCACCAGGCTCCGGCCTACGGTGAAGAAGATCAGAAGGTTTGCGAGCAGTACGGCATCCCGGTAGTCCTCTCGGTCGATGAGGGCGCCAAGTTCCTCCCGCTCTTTGCCGGCGGCCCGCTCAACGACATCGCCGGCGTGCAGGTCTTTGACGCCAACAAGACCATCACCCGCGTGGTGAAGGACGCCGGACGCTTGGTGCGCCAGGCCAGCTACGTGCACAGCTACCCGCATTGCTGGCGCTGCCGCACACCCCTGATCTACCGTGCCGTGTCTTCCTGGTACGTTCAGGTCACCGCGTTCAAGGATCGCCTGGTGGAACTGAACCAGGACATCAACTGGATCCCCGGCAACGTCAAGGACGGCCAGTTCGGCAAGTGGCTGGCCAACGCCCGAGACTGGTCCATCAGCCGCAACCGCTACTGGGGTTCCCCCATCCCGGTATGGCAGTCGGATGACCCCGAATACCCGCGCACCGATGTGTACGGCTCCCTCGCCGAGATGCAGGCCGATTTTGGACGCCTGCCTGTCAACAAGGAGGGCGAGGTTGATTTGCACCGCCCCTTCATCGACGAGCTGACGCGCCCCAACCCGGATGATCCCACGGGCCAGTCCACCATGCGCCGCGTGGAAGACGTCCTCGATGTCTGGTTTGACTCCGGCTCTATGCCGTACGGCCAGGTCCATTACCCGTTCGAGAATGAGGACTGGTTCAACACGCACAACCCGGCCGACTTCATCGTGGAGTACATCGGTCAGACCCGTGGCTGGTTCTACATGCTGCACGTGCTCTCCACAGCACTCTTTGACCGTCCGGCCTTCAAGAACGTCATCAGCCACGGCATCGTCCTGGGCTCCGACGGGCAGAAGATGTCCAAGTCTCTGCGCAACTACCCGGATGTTTCCGAGGTGCTTGACCGCGACGGCGCCGACGCCATGCGTTGGTTCCTCATGGCCAGCCCCATCCTGCGCGGTGGCAACCTGGTGGTGACCGAACAGGGCATCCGTGAGGGTGTCCGCCAGGTCATCTTGCCCCTGTGGAACGTTTACAGCTTCTTCACCCTCTACGCGAACACCGCCAATGGAGGTAAGGGGTACGACGCCAAGCTGCGCTACGACGAGTACTCCGACCCCATGGATCAGTACCTCATGGCCAACACCGGCGATCTGGTGCGCGAGATGGAAACCAAACTCAACGAGTACGACGTCTCCGGTGCGTGCGATTCCCTGCGCAGCTACTTTGACATGCTCACCAACTGGTATGTCCGCCGTAGCCGCGGCCGCTTCTTTGACGAGAACGTGGACGCCTTCGACGCGCTCTACACCGCCTTGGAAACCGTGTGCCGCGTGGCCGCGTCACTGCTGCCGCTGGTCACCGAGGAAGTGTGGCGCGGTCTCACCGGCGGGCGCTCCGTGCACCTGACCGACTGGCCCAACGCCGATCTCTTCCTGGCGAATGCTGCTCTGGTTGATCAGATGGATCAGATCCAGCAGGTCTGCTCCACCGGTTCCAGCCTGCGCAAGGCCGCCAAGCTGCGCGTCCGCCTGCCCTTGGCCGAACTCACTGTGGTGGCCCCCAACGCCGCAGCCCTGAACGACGGCGCCGCCATTGTTGCGGAGGAACTCAACATCCGCTCCGTGCGCTTCGTTGACTCTGCCGACGCTTCCCCGGAGGAATTTGGCATCTCCCAGAAGCTCGTGGTCAACGCCCGTGCCGCCGGCCCGCGCCTGGGCAAAAACGTTCAGCTCGCCATCAAGGGCTCCAAGTCCGGCGACTGGTCCGTCAACGACGGCGTTGTCACTGCCGGTGGCCTGGCGCTGGAAGAGTCCGAGTACACGCTGGAGACTGTTGTGGCTGACGGGCACGACGGCGGTACGAGTGCCGTTGCGATGTTGCCCGGTGGCGGCTTCGTGGTACTCAACACCGAGTTGACCCCCGAGCTTGAGGCTGAGGGCACGGCGCGCGATATGATCCGCGCCATCCAGCAGGCACGCAAGGACACCGGTCTGCAGGTCAGCGACCGGATCCGCACCATCATCAGCGCCCCGCAAGACATCATCGATGCCCTGCATGCCAACGCCGAACTGGTCAAGGGCGAGACCCTAACACTCAAGCTTGAACTCATCCCCGGTGACGTTGAAACCACCATCACAGTTGAACGGACAGTGTCTTAA
- a CDS encoding bifunctional folylpolyglutamate synthase/dihydrofolate synthase: MSAHHDEFSVESVYAELLGRAPENKMEPRLAPLYRAMDILGDPNKSFPIIHITGTNGKTSTARMIECGLLAHDLRTGRYTSPHLTKVTERISVDGAPVSDETFVRIWDEIRPYLDIVDAELEAAGENRLTYFECLTILAFAIFADQPVDVAVMEVGLGGITDATNVGDGQVAVITPISLDHTELLGDTTGLIAQEKSGIIKEGAFVISAAQPQDAAQVILEAAREKHADFRFEGVEFGVEARTVAVGGQMLDLQGLAGRYPGILLPLHGEHQAQNAAVALAALEAFLGGGEKELNRELVQEGFAAVTSPGRLEVMRTSPTIVVDAAHNPAGIAASAAALQESFAFSKLVVVLGVLVEKDAEEILNSLKESYGDEAAELCLTQSTSPRAIPAAELAEIAVDLGWDEEDIHIAEKLDDAIEWAVERAEANNDLAGGVLITGSITLVGEARILLGRPGEKEGA, encoded by the coding sequence ATGAGCGCTCACCACGACGAATTCTCGGTGGAGAGTGTCTACGCCGAGCTCCTGGGCCGTGCCCCGGAGAACAAAATGGAACCTCGTCTGGCTCCCTTGTACCGTGCCATGGACATTCTGGGGGACCCCAACAAGTCGTTCCCCATCATCCACATCACTGGAACCAACGGGAAAACCTCCACTGCACGCATGATCGAGTGTGGCCTGCTGGCTCACGATCTGCGCACGGGCCGCTACACCAGCCCGCACCTGACGAAGGTCACCGAACGCATCAGTGTCGACGGGGCCCCTGTCAGCGACGAGACGTTTGTGCGGATCTGGGACGAAATTCGCCCCTACCTGGACATTGTCGACGCCGAACTCGAAGCCGCGGGCGAAAACCGTTTGACGTACTTCGAGTGCCTGACCATCCTTGCCTTCGCCATCTTTGCCGATCAGCCGGTCGATGTAGCCGTCATGGAAGTTGGATTGGGCGGCATCACCGATGCCACCAACGTTGGCGATGGCCAGGTAGCTGTCATCACCCCCATCTCCTTGGACCACACCGAATTGCTCGGTGACACCACAGGACTCATTGCGCAGGAGAAGTCAGGCATCATCAAGGAGGGCGCGTTCGTCATCAGCGCCGCCCAGCCACAGGATGCTGCCCAGGTCATCTTGGAGGCGGCCCGCGAAAAGCACGCCGACTTCCGCTTCGAAGGCGTGGAGTTCGGCGTGGAAGCACGCACCGTCGCCGTGGGTGGGCAGATGCTGGACCTGCAGGGTCTGGCCGGGCGTTACCCGGGCATCTTGCTCCCGCTGCACGGTGAACACCAAGCCCAGAATGCCGCCGTCGCACTTGCCGCGCTGGAAGCATTCTTGGGTGGGGGAGAGAAGGAGCTGAACAGGGAACTGGTCCAGGAAGGCTTCGCCGCCGTCACCTCACCCGGCCGTCTGGAAGTCATGCGCACCTCGCCCACAATTGTGGTCGATGCCGCGCACAACCCGGCAGGCATTGCCGCCAGCGCCGCCGCCCTGCAGGAGTCTTTTGCCTTCAGCAAGCTCGTGGTGGTTCTGGGTGTCCTGGTCGAAAAGGATGCCGAGGAAATCCTCAATTCCCTCAAGGAATCGTACGGGGATGAAGCTGCGGAACTGTGCCTGACCCAGTCCACGTCCCCGCGGGCCATCCCGGCAGCGGAACTGGCTGAAATCGCCGTCGACCTTGGCTGGGATGAGGAAGATATTCACATTGCCGAGAAGCTCGACGACGCCATCGAGTGGGCTGTGGAGCGCGCCGAAGCCAACAATGACCTGGCCGGTGGAGTCCTGATCACCGGCTCCATAACGCTGGTGGGCGAGGCTCGGATTCTGTTGGGCCGCCCCGGCGAAAAGGAAGGCGCCTGA
- a CDS encoding DUF4233 domain-containing protein: MAKLTKAQREWRPNTPKKLRSTKMMFASVVLMLEAFVALFLGLALFGLKDKNPVYLIAGAVLAVLLILACGVVRKPWGVAVGWILQLILIAGGFWEPSMFVVGVLFAVAWWYALFAGAKIDRENVVRAKLQAEWDAANPVESAPDEPSK; encoded by the coding sequence GTGGCAAAACTGACTAAGGCTCAGCGAGAGTGGCGGCCTAATACGCCCAAGAAGCTGCGTTCCACCAAGATGATGTTCGCCTCGGTGGTTCTGATGCTCGAGGCGTTCGTGGCCCTCTTCTTGGGACTTGCGCTGTTCGGCTTGAAAGATAAGAACCCGGTCTACCTCATTGCGGGCGCCGTGTTGGCGGTGTTGCTCATTCTTGCCTGCGGGGTGGTGCGTAAGCCATGGGGCGTGGCTGTTGGCTGGATCCTGCAGCTGATACTCATTGCCGGGGGCTTCTGGGAGCCGTCCATGTTTGTGGTGGGCGTGCTCTTTGCGGTTGCCTGGTGGTATGCCCTGTTTGCCGGCGCCAAAATTGACCGGGAGAACGTTGTTCGGGCCAAGTTGCAGGCCGAATGGGATGCAGCGAATCCGGTGGAATCTGCTCCCGACGAGCCGTCCAAGTAA
- the ndk gene encoding nucleoside-diphosphate kinase, whose protein sequence is MSIERTLVLVKPDGVARNLSGAVLARIEAKGYTLAELKKVTATREQLEAHYEEHVGKPFYEPLVEFMLSGPVVAAIFEGHRVIEGFRALAGTTDPTTAAPGTIRGDFGRDWGLKVQQNLVHGSDSVESAEREIGIWFA, encoded by the coding sequence GTGAGCATTGAGCGCACTCTTGTCCTTGTGAAGCCCGACGGCGTGGCACGCAACCTCTCCGGTGCCGTCCTGGCCCGCATCGAAGCCAAGGGCTACACCCTGGCCGAGCTGAAGAAGGTCACAGCAACCCGTGAGCAGCTCGAGGCGCACTACGAAGAGCACGTGGGCAAGCCGTTTTACGAGCCGCTGGTTGAGTTCATGCTCTCCGGCCCGGTTGTTGCCGCGATCTTCGAGGGCCACCGCGTCATCGAAGGCTTCCGCGCGCTGGCCGGAACCACCGACCCCACCACGGCCGCTCCGGGCACCATTCGTGGCGACTTCGGCCGCGACTGGGGCCTGAAGGTTCAGCAGAACCTGGTCCACGGCTCCGATTCCGTAGAGTCCGCAGAGCGTGAGATTGGCATCTGGTTCGCCTAG
- a CDS encoding vitamin K epoxide reductase family protein: protein MERLRLYADANAVMSCDFNSWISCGDVMKTPEAAILGFPNPFIGICAFAVVITIGVVLLAGARMNRWFWICVQVGITAGMALVCWFWFTALYTLAVLCPYCMIVWAMMIPLFVLITVRNVNHGVIPAPPALTKFLNSWVWVIVGLLYIAVLASIFFRFMYAILG, encoded by the coding sequence ATGGAACGGCTGCGTCTCTATGCAGACGCGAACGCTGTGATGAGTTGTGACTTCAACTCGTGGATCTCCTGCGGAGATGTCATGAAGACCCCAGAGGCCGCCATACTGGGCTTCCCCAATCCGTTCATTGGCATCTGTGCCTTTGCCGTCGTCATCACCATTGGCGTGGTGCTGCTGGCCGGAGCACGCATGAACCGCTGGTTCTGGATCTGCGTGCAGGTAGGCATCACAGCCGGCATGGCCTTGGTGTGCTGGTTCTGGTTTACAGCCTTGTACACGCTGGCCGTATTGTGCCCCTACTGCATGATTGTGTGGGCCATGATGATCCCGCTCTTTGTCCTCATTACTGTGCGCAACGTCAACCATGGAGTCATCCCCGCCCCACCGGCGCTGACCAAGTTCCTCAACAGCTGGGTCTGGGTGATCGTAGGCTTGCTCTACATTGCGGTGCTGGCCTCCATCTTCTTCCGCTTCATGTACGCCATCTTGGGCTAA
- a CDS encoding Rne/Rng family ribonuclease: MENEQPTLDNTDVAQAAPAKARATRSRRATSAVTSPGATAAAQPAPVAAPAAYSPAAATSTAGAAPVAEAAPAPAKKAPVRRSRAKKTQAVADSADTATSAGSPASEANNAGPSLLDGIASPAATDAAASMPTTAPVKKTTRRRASAPVTAPVSAEVSGQGELSLAGEGAITEALDAPVAAVETAPAKKAPARRSRAAKAPVTKVAPADAAPAAAAAPATAPEATAPEATATVVESVPAPVEEATAPRAGRTRTTARRAAAKAGAPATASTAAAQTQIPVTTVTTVAAEAGDDADVPAVELAVTAPKNTRGRRRTASKAAGPAMSEPEASTAPTAAAETVAPAETTEQTPVADVASADQQAPSASSNADAPVTESLFKAPDTGISALFLAPDMSLAVPAATASSAQNGADGEAEQSADSEQRGRSRNRNRRPRSNDADAVESSDETDAPDDDNDGADDGVTSRRRRRRRRGDADLELTGGSDEDPPNTVTRVRAPRIPAETGASASNRVTSLRGSTRLEAKKQRRRDSRDSGRRRTVITEAEFLARRESVDRVMVVRQADDRIQIGVLEDGILAEHFVSKTQQDSLIGNVYLGKVQNVLPSMEAAFVDIGRGRNAVLYAGEVDWDAADLKGQPRRIENALKSGDSVLVQVSKDPVGHKGARLTSQISLPGRYLVFVPGGSMTGISRKLPDVERNRLKRVLKDHLPENAGVIVRTAAEGASEEELTNDINRLRAQWAGINERATSHKTLAPEMLYGEPDLTIKVVRDVFNEDFSKLVVSGEDAWDTIEAYVTYVAPDLLDRLEKWSKSEDIFAAHRIDEQINKALERKVFLPSGGSLVIDRTEAMTVVDVNTGKFTGSGGNLEETVTKNNLEAAEEVVRQLRLRDIGGIIVIDFIDMVLESNRDLVLRRLVECLGRDRTKHQVAEVTSLGLVQMTRKRMGTGLLEVFGELCPSCAGRGMVTHEIPVEHRRTHSPAVEAAAAHTHAPKVEQREPERSANRSTRSERKRNRNRGQQGESSETAQESVVAPLAVPASGHEELSDAAKAQKAHEARTALANIAAAAAATHHEHVKVQEQAVGEGASQRVDQQETSDAATLTFGGEAIELPRGHRSESSGFAQPNNADQAAALADLTQALDQLAAPGHEPDHEGSEPGGNRSRARRGRRNRSARSAQGGADMSVETIETPAAGQGSVTHSSTVSAAAAPAAAVKKNAEPIILGVGVPASEL; the protein is encoded by the coding sequence ATGGAAAATGAACAGCCCACTCTAGATAACACAGATGTTGCGCAGGCAGCCCCGGCGAAGGCCAGGGCCACACGGTCCCGCCGGGCCACCTCTGCTGTGACCAGCCCCGGCGCCACCGCAGCCGCGCAGCCCGCTCCCGTTGCAGCGCCAGCTGCCTACTCACCTGCGGCTGCCACCTCGACTGCGGGAGCCGCTCCGGTTGCCGAAGCTGCTCCGGCTCCGGCCAAGAAAGCTCCTGTTCGACGTAGCCGTGCCAAGAAGACTCAGGCAGTTGCTGACTCAGCTGACACCGCAACCTCAGCTGGCTCACCGGCGTCAGAAGCCAACAACGCCGGCCCGTCACTGCTCGATGGCATCGCCAGTCCTGCCGCAACAGACGCCGCCGCATCAATGCCAACAACGGCACCCGTCAAAAAGACCACCCGCCGCCGCGCCAGCGCCCCCGTCACGGCACCTGTTTCGGCAGAGGTTTCCGGACAGGGCGAACTGAGCCTGGCGGGCGAAGGAGCCATTACTGAGGCTCTTGATGCTCCAGTAGCTGCAGTGGAAACCGCCCCCGCCAAGAAGGCTCCGGCCAGGCGCAGCCGGGCCGCAAAGGCTCCCGTCACCAAGGTTGCGCCCGCCGATGCTGCACCGGCCGCAGCGGCTGCTCCGGCGACTGCACCTGAGGCAACGGCACCTGAGGCAACAGCCACCGTAGTCGAATCAGTTCCCGCCCCGGTCGAGGAAGCCACGGCTCCTCGTGCTGGCCGGACCAGGACGACGGCACGCCGCGCCGCCGCGAAGGCTGGCGCCCCTGCCACTGCCTCCACTGCTGCTGCCCAGACTCAGATTCCGGTCACCACGGTCACCACGGTAGCCGCTGAGGCCGGCGATGACGCTGATGTTCCTGCCGTAGAGCTTGCAGTCACCGCTCCCAAGAACACGCGTGGCCGCCGCCGCACCGCATCCAAGGCGGCCGGCCCCGCCATGTCGGAACCCGAAGCATCCACAGCACCCACAGCAGCAGCGGAAACCGTAGCACCCGCAGAAACAACAGAGCAGACTCCCGTCGCTGACGTAGCATCCGCTGATCAGCAGGCTCCCAGCGCCTCGAGCAATGCGGATGCGCCCGTGACTGAGTCCCTGTTCAAGGCCCCTGACACCGGCATCTCGGCACTGTTCCTGGCTCCGGACATGAGCCTGGCCGTACCGGCCGCTACAGCCAGCTCCGCTCAAAATGGCGCTGACGGCGAAGCTGAGCAGAGTGCCGATTCTGAGCAGCGCGGCCGCTCCCGGAACCGTAACCGCCGCCCTCGCAGCAATGACGCTGACGCCGTCGAAAGTTCTGACGAAACGGATGCCCCTGACGATGACAACGATGGTGCCGACGACGGCGTGACCTCGCGTCGCCGCCGTCGTCGCCGCCGTGGTGATGCAGATCTGGAACTGACAGGTGGCAGCGATGAGGATCCGCCCAACACCGTCACCCGCGTCCGCGCACCTCGCATTCCTGCCGAGACCGGCGCCAGCGCTTCCAACCGTGTGACGAGCCTGCGCGGCTCCACCAGACTGGAAGCAAAGAAGCAGCGTCGCCGCGACTCGCGTGACTCCGGCCGCCGTCGTACAGTCATCACCGAAGCCGAGTTCTTGGCCCGCCGCGAATCCGTGGACCGTGTCATGGTGGTTCGTCAGGCTGATGACAGGATCCAGATTGGTGTCTTGGAAGATGGCATCCTGGCCGAGCACTTCGTCTCCAAGACGCAGCAGGATTCGCTGATTGGCAACGTGTACCTGGGCAAGGTTCAGAACGTGCTGCCCAGCATGGAAGCCGCGTTCGTTGACATTGGCCGCGGCCGCAACGCCGTCTTGTACGCCGGTGAAGTGGACTGGGACGCCGCTGATCTCAAGGGTCAGCCGCGCCGCATTGAGAACGCGCTGAAGTCGGGCGATTCGGTTCTAGTGCAGGTCTCCAAAGACCCAGTTGGTCACAAGGGTGCCCGCCTGACAAGCCAGATCTCACTGCCCGGACGCTACCTGGTATTCGTACCCGGCGGTTCCATGACAGGGATCTCCCGCAAACTTCCCGATGTGGAGCGGAACCGCCTCAAGCGCGTGTTGAAGGACCACCTGCCCGAAAATGCTGGCGTCATTGTGCGCACGGCTGCCGAGGGTGCCAGCGAGGAAGAGCTCACGAACGATATTAACCGTCTGCGTGCACAGTGGGCCGGAATCAACGAGCGCGCCACCTCACACAAGACCCTCGCCCCGGAAATGCTTTATGGCGAACCTGATCTGACCATCAAGGTGGTCCGTGACGTCTTCAACGAGGACTTCTCCAAGCTGGTCGTCTCCGGTGAGGACGCTTGGGACACCATCGAGGCCTACGTGACCTACGTGGCCCCGGATCTGCTGGACCGTTTGGAAAAGTGGAGCAAGTCCGAGGATATCTTTGCCGCTCACCGCATTGATGAGCAGATCAACAAGGCCTTGGAACGCAAGGTCTTCCTGCCCTCGGGTGGCTCATTGGTCATTGACCGTACCGAAGCCATGACAGTGGTTGACGTCAACACGGGCAAGTTCACCGGATCCGGTGGCAACCTGGAAGAGACCGTCACCAAGAACAACCTGGAAGCTGCTGAAGAGGTGGTTCGTCAGCTGCGCCTGCGCGACATTGGTGGCATCATCGTCATTGACTTCATCGACATGGTGTTGGAATCCAACCGTGATCTCGTCTTGCGTCGCCTGGTCGAGTGCTTGGGCCGTGACCGGACCAAGCACCAGGTGGCCGAGGTGACCAGCCTGGGTCTGGTCCAGATGACGCGTAAGCGCATGGGTACCGGTCTGTTGGAAGTCTTTGGCGAGCTGTGCCCGTCCTGTGCTGGCCGCGGCATGGTCACGCATGAGATTCCCGTAGAGCACCGCCGCACGCATTCCCCAGCCGTGGAAGCAGCTGCAGCTCACACTCACGCACCGAAGGTGGAGCAGCGCGAACCCGAGCGTTCAGCCAACCGGTCAACTCGCAGCGAACGCAAGCGCAACCGCAACCGCGGCCAGCAGGGCGAATCGAGTGAGACGGCGCAGGAATCAGTCGTTGCTCCGTTAGCTGTTCCTGCTTCCGGTCACGAGGAGCTCTCCGACGCTGCCAAGGCACAAAAGGCCCACGAAGCCCGCACCGCCCTGGCCAACATTGCCGCAGCTGCTGCCGCCACGCACCATGAACACGTCAAGGTGCAGGAGCAGGCTGTTGGCGAGGGTGCCTCGCAGCGTGTCGATCAGCAGGAAACCTCCGACGCCGCCACCCTCACCTTTGGTGGGGAGGCCATTGAGCTGCCCCGAGGGCACCGCAGCGAAAGCAGTGGTTTCGCCCAGCCGAACAATGCCGATCAGGCAGCCGCATTGGCTGATCTGACGCAGGCGCTGGATCAGCTGGCCGCGCCCGGTCACGAGCCGGACCACGAGGGTAGTGAGCCCGGAGGCAACCGTTCACGCGCCCGCCGAGGCCGCCGCAACCGCAGCGCCCGCAGTGCACAGGGTGGAGCTGACATGAGCGTGGAGACCATTGAAACCCCGGCAGCCGGCCAGGGTTCTGTGACGCACAGCAGCACCGTGAGCGCAGCTGCAGCACCGGCAGCCGCCGTCAAGAAGAACGCCGAGCCCATCATCTTGGGTGTAGGGGTACCGGCCTCCGAGCTCTAA